One Apteryx mantelli isolate bAptMan1 chromosome 22, bAptMan1.hap1, whole genome shotgun sequence genomic region harbors:
- the RHBDD2 gene encoding rhomboid domain-containing protein 2 isoform X1, whose translation MAAGGARPPTAAALTLLLSLAASAPGLLRGAPAASLRPAALRAGEVHRLVTYIFVYEDLISLICGAIIIWYFAGSFEKKVGTVKHCFFTIAFTVLTALLYLLLETVVSRMGEVEDAKGFMPVAFATLGVSTTRSRMKRALVLGVRIPVVLVPWFMLCMAWFIPRSSFLSNLCGLLAGEAYGLGYCFCLDIPESVVSKLDRMFPFSLLRRIPGLKYIPGSLAERRASESSKINPVPGSYPTQSYYCSSPPALPAFQMQHPSIQSQGFQPSCALGYSHALTHEGSQGSCAPGYSPTSSPYQTRGAFGDCYIQTHTGASPGQCCRPAESSPHQRLCPSDSQIPVGMEHQAGVQQASGYPTATAAPVPAELCKVQVY comes from the exons atggcggcggggggggcgcgccCGCCGACCGCCGCCGCCCTCACGCTGCTGCTCTCGCTCGCCGcgtcggcgccggggctgctgcggggggcgcccgccgcctcgctgcgccccgccgccctGCGCGCCGGGGAAG TTCACAGGTTAGTTACCTACATCTTTGTCTATGAAGACCTGATATCCTTGATCTGCGGTGCCATCATCATCTGGTATTTTGCTGGCAGCTTTGAAAAGAAGGTGGGCACTGTGAAGCACTGCTTCTTCACCATTGCGTTCACCGTCCTCACAGCTCTCTTGTACCTCTTACTCGAGACTGTTGTCTCAAGGATGGGAGAGGTGGAAGATGCCAAAGGATTCATGCCAGTAGCTTTTGCTACGCTGGGTGTGTCCACCACCCGCTCACGGATGAAGAGGGCTCTGGTTTTGGGGGTTAGGATCCCGGTGGTACTGGTGCCGTGGTTTATGCTCTGCATGGCCTGGTTTATCCCCCGCTCTTCTTTCCTGAGTAACCTGTGTGGGCTCTTAGCTGGGGAAGCCT ATGGTCTTGGATACTGTTTTTGCTTGGATATTCCAGAGTCAGTGGTCTCTAAGCTGGATCGGATGTTCCCTTTCAGTCTGCTAAGGAGAATACCAGGGCTGAAATATATTCCAGGGTCCTTAGCAGAGAGAAGAGCCTCTGAAAGCAGCAA GATTAACCCTGTGCCAGGCTCCTACCCCACCCAAAGCTACTACTGCTCTTCGCCTCCGGCTCTTCCTGCTTTCCAAATGCAGCACCCCAGCATCCAGAGCCAGGGATTTCAGCCAAGCTGTGCTCTGGGATACAGCCATGCTCTGACACATGAGGGATCTCAGGGCAGCTGTGCTCCAGGATACAGCCCCACTTCTTCCCCCTACCAAACCAGAGGTGCCTTTGGAGACTGCTACATCCAGACCCACACTGGAGCCTCGCCTGGACAGTGCTGCCGGCCAGCCGAGTCCTCTCCCCACCAGCGTCTGTGCCCGTCTGATTCACAGATACCTGTGGGCATGGAGCACCAGGCTGGGGTTCAGCAGGCATCTGGGTATCCAACAGCCACAGCGGCTCCAGTGCCAGCTGAGCTCTGCAAAGTCCAGGTGTACTGA
- the RHBDD2 gene encoding rhomboid domain-containing protein 2 isoform X2, translating to MAAGGARPPTAAALTLLLSLAASAPGLLRGAPAASLRPAALRAGEVHRLVTYIFVYEDLISLICGAIIIWYFAGSFEKKVGTVKHCFFTIAFTVLTALLYLLLETVVSRMGEVEDAKGFMPVAFATLGVSTTRSRMKRALVLGVRIPVVLVPWFMLCMAWFIPRSSFLSNLCGLLAGEAYGLGYCFCLDIPESVVSKLDRMFPFSLLRRIPGLKYIPGSLAERRASESSKSHVSLYSCFSSSSSGTAAAVTRPCRGFLWGKTKVRAEDLDLRFVLVRSSACKDGGCRAGAFWRRMLQSGKQLVGLPELVASFISSLIASPLCVWDHKWTWRHGSDFH from the exons atggcggcggggggggcgcgccCGCCGACCGCCGCCGCCCTCACGCTGCTGCTCTCGCTCGCCGcgtcggcgccggggctgctgcggggggcgcccgccgcctcgctgcgccccgccgccctGCGCGCCGGGGAAG TTCACAGGTTAGTTACCTACATCTTTGTCTATGAAGACCTGATATCCTTGATCTGCGGTGCCATCATCATCTGGTATTTTGCTGGCAGCTTTGAAAAGAAGGTGGGCACTGTGAAGCACTGCTTCTTCACCATTGCGTTCACCGTCCTCACAGCTCTCTTGTACCTCTTACTCGAGACTGTTGTCTCAAGGATGGGAGAGGTGGAAGATGCCAAAGGATTCATGCCAGTAGCTTTTGCTACGCTGGGTGTGTCCACCACCCGCTCACGGATGAAGAGGGCTCTGGTTTTGGGGGTTAGGATCCCGGTGGTACTGGTGCCGTGGTTTATGCTCTGCATGGCCTGGTTTATCCCCCGCTCTTCTTTCCTGAGTAACCTGTGTGGGCTCTTAGCTGGGGAAGCCT ATGGTCTTGGATACTGTTTTTGCTTGGATATTCCAGAGTCAGTGGTCTCTAAGCTGGATCGGATGTTCCCTTTCAGTCTGCTAAGGAGAATACCAGGGCTGAAATATATTCCAGGGTCCTTAGCAGAGAGAAGAGCCTCTGAAAGCAGCAA AAGCCACGTGTCGCTGTACagctgcttctccagcagctcttcTGGGACGGCTGCTGCAGTAACACGGCCTTGCAGGGGCTTTCTTTGGGGGAAGACCAAAGTGAGGGCTGAGGACTTGGACCTCAGATTCGTGTTAGTAAGAAGTTCGGCTTGCAAAGACGGAGGCTGCAGGGCAGGAGCTTTCTGGAGGAGGATGCTGCAATCCGGGAAACAGCTCGTGGGACTTCCGGAATTGGTGGCCAGCTTTATCTCATCCCTGATTGCTTCACCTCTCTGTGTGTGGGATCACAAATGGACTTGGCGTCATGGCTCTGACTTTCATTAA